A genomic window from bacterium includes:
- a CDS encoding DUF934 domain-containing protein has protein sequence MALLERKDGGAAVIEDRFTRVDDDAALPDGPVIVSLSRFLEERDTLLARDAELGVWLDSDESPTPLEADLGSLAVVACNFPAFNDGRGFSYARILRERFGYEGEVRAIGEVMLEQAPFMVRSGFDTFELQDVSGVAEFKAVVEEVRTVYQPTGDGRATALQRRLGR, from the coding sequence ATGGCACTGCTTGAGCGCAAGGACGGCGGTGCCGCCGTGATCGAGGACCGGTTCACGCGGGTCGACGATGACGCGGCGCTTCCGGACGGTCCGGTGATCGTCTCGCTCTCCCGATTCCTCGAAGAGCGGGACACGCTCCTCGCGCGGGACGCGGAGCTCGGTGTCTGGCTCGATTCGGACGAGTCGCCGACGCCCCTCGAAGCGGATCTGGGAAGCCTCGCCGTCGTGGCGTGCAACTTCCCCGCCTTCAACGACGGCCGCGGCTTCTCCTACGCGCGGATCCTGCGCGAGCGCTTCGGCTACGAAGGCGAGGTCCGGGCGATCGGTGAGGTCATGCTCGAACAGGCGCCCTTCATGGTGCGCAGCGGGTTCGACACCTTCGAGCTCCAGGACGTCTCCGGCGTCGCCGAGTTCAAGGCCGTCGTGGAAGAGGTGCGGACGGTCTATCAGCCGACCGGCGACGGCCGCGCGACCGCCCTCCAGCGACGCCTCGGGCGCTAG
- a CDS encoding cysteine synthase A, producing the protein MDIRNGFLDTIGNTPLIRLIRASEETGCEILGKAEFLNPGGSVKDRAALAIVEDAEAKGLLRPGGTIVEGTAGNTGIGLSLVGTARGYRTVIVIPDTQSQEKMDMLRLCGADLRPVPAKPYKDPGNYVHVSRRLAEELAATSPNGAIWANQFDNVANREGHRRTTGPEIWAQTDGRLDGFICAAGTGGTIAGVGLALKEKNPDIVIGLADPEGAALYHYYEHGELKAEGSSISEGIGQGRITANLEDAPIDVAFRIPDSEWLPVAFRLLAEEGLCLGGSAAVNVAGALRLAKRLGPGHTIVTVLCDSGQRYQSKMWNPEFLREKGLPVPEWLD; encoded by the coding sequence ATGGACATCCGCAACGGCTTCCTCGACACGATCGGGAACACGCCACTGATCCGGCTCATCCGTGCGTCGGAGGAGACGGGCTGTGAGATTCTCGGCAAAGCCGAGTTCCTGAACCCCGGTGGATCGGTCAAGGACCGCGCCGCGCTCGCGATCGTCGAGGACGCGGAAGCGAAGGGGCTGCTCCGCCCGGGAGGCACGATCGTCGAGGGCACCGCCGGCAACACCGGGATCGGTCTCTCGCTCGTCGGCACCGCGCGCGGCTACCGCACCGTGATCGTCATCCCCGACACGCAGAGCCAGGAGAAGATGGACATGCTCCGGCTCTGCGGTGCCGATCTCCGTCCCGTGCCGGCGAAGCCCTACAAGGATCCCGGCAACTACGTCCACGTCTCCCGGCGCCTCGCCGAGGAGCTCGCCGCCACGAGTCCGAACGGGGCGATCTGGGCGAATCAGTTCGACAACGTGGCGAATCGCGAGGGACACCGGCGCACCACCGGCCCGGAGATCTGGGCCCAGACCGACGGACGCCTCGACGGCTTCATCTGCGCCGCGGGCACCGGCGGCACGATCGCGGGGGTCGGTCTCGCGCTCAAGGAGAAGAACCCGGACATCGTGATCGGTCTGGCGGATCCGGAGGGCGCCGCGCTCTACCACTACTACGAGCACGGCGAGCTCAAGGCCGAAGGCTCCTCGATCTCCGAAGGGATCGGCCAGGGACGCATCACGGCGAACCTCGAGGACGCGCCGATCGACGTCGCCTTTCGCATTCCGGACAGTGAGTGGCTCCCTGTCGCTTTCCGCCTCCTCGCCGAGGAGGGGCTCTGTCTCGGAGGATCCGCCGCCGTGAACGTGGCGGGCGCGCTCCGGCTGGCGAAGCGGCTCGGTCCGGGGCACACGATCGTGACGGTCCTCTGCGACTCCGGGCAGCGGTACCAGAGCAAGATGTGGAATCCCGAGTTCCTCCGCGAGAAGGGGCTGCCGGTCCCGGAATGGCTCGACTGA
- a CDS encoding ATP-binding protein, translating into MPVEISIELLQVGLGLLVLGLLSGAWRSSRGREVPLGCWPLAWATLVASGGMRVAGVSVAQEYFATVVFWGFLLAGAYHYAGRAAPRWLLPGAAMACGAIALSLLLGNGLLTGSLVLVVSLGAAAQSAWMVRAAAARREATLLHRSLPLGFLLVALVGFLDHAVLDRQLESVALWLVCGILVATHQAMVVFDLIRRRADQIASELEASVSLLQATLEATGEGILVVDTGGHYRSFNRAFGEMWQIPQEVLDQRESEVALRHAMHQLKDPEEFYATVKRLYEDAEAESFDILEFEDGRVFERYSRPQRVGDEVVGRVWSFRNVTERTRAEEEAARHRDHLEEVVEERTRELIGSRDKLRQADRLAAIGTLAAGVAHQINNPIGAILNAAEYALLCEDQDDALAVFGDALRANADEARRCAGIVRGMLQFSRQEPVDKTVGDLNQAVRIAARSVESYARDEGARIDLELSEEQLPVRMSPLEIEQVVVNLMRNGIEACEKDAVVRVVTRSESGRAWIDVLDNGRGVRAEDRTRIFDPFFSTRLIEGGTGLGLSVAHGIVTDHGGRIAAFPGGDDGGTRFSVDLPLSEGDADDA; encoded by the coding sequence ATGCCGGTCGAGATCTCCATCGAGCTGCTCCAGGTCGGTCTCGGGCTACTCGTGCTCGGTCTCCTCTCCGGTGCCTGGAGGTCGAGTCGGGGCAGGGAAGTCCCGCTCGGCTGCTGGCCGCTGGCCTGGGCGACGTTGGTCGCGAGTGGCGGGATGCGCGTCGCGGGCGTCTCCGTCGCCCAGGAGTACTTCGCGACGGTCGTATTCTGGGGGTTCCTGCTCGCCGGTGCGTATCACTACGCCGGGCGCGCAGCACCGCGATGGCTCCTGCCCGGCGCGGCCATGGCCTGCGGAGCGATCGCGCTCTCGCTGCTTCTCGGCAACGGCCTGCTGACCGGGTCGCTGGTCCTGGTGGTCTCGTTGGGGGCCGCAGCTCAGTCCGCATGGATGGTTCGAGCGGCGGCGGCTCGGCGGGAGGCGACTCTGCTTCACCGCTCGCTCCCCTTGGGCTTCCTGCTGGTGGCGCTCGTCGGCTTCCTCGATCACGCGGTGCTCGACCGGCAGCTCGAATCCGTCGCTCTCTGGCTCGTCTGCGGAATCCTCGTGGCGACGCATCAGGCGATGGTCGTCTTCGACCTGATCCGCCGCCGCGCAGACCAGATCGCCAGCGAGCTCGAAGCGTCGGTCTCGCTCCTCCAGGCGACGCTGGAGGCGACTGGAGAGGGGATCCTCGTCGTCGATACCGGGGGGCACTACCGAAGCTTCAATCGTGCCTTCGGCGAGATGTGGCAGATCCCGCAGGAGGTTCTGGACCAACGGGAGAGCGAAGTCGCGCTCCGACACGCGATGCATCAGCTGAAGGATCCCGAGGAGTTCTACGCGACCGTGAAGCGCCTCTACGAAGACGCCGAGGCGGAGAGCTTCGACATCCTCGAGTTCGAGGACGGCCGTGTCTTCGAGCGGTACTCGCGGCCTCAGCGCGTGGGCGACGAGGTCGTCGGTCGCGTCTGGAGCTTCCGGAACGTCACCGAGCGGACCCGGGCCGAGGAGGAGGCCGCGCGCCATCGCGATCATCTCGAGGAGGTCGTCGAGGAACGGACGAGAGAGCTGATCGGCTCGAGGGACAAGCTTCGGCAGGCGGATCGCCTCGCCGCGATCGGGACGCTCGCGGCCGGCGTCGCGCATCAGATCAACAATCCGATCGGGGCGATCCTGAACGCCGCCGAGTACGCGCTTCTCTGTGAAGATCAGGACGATGCGCTGGCGGTCTTCGGTGACGCGCTGCGGGCGAACGCGGACGAGGCAAGGCGATGCGCGGGGATCGTCCGCGGGATGCTCCAGTTCTCGCGACAAGAGCCCGTCGACAAGACGGTGGGCGATCTGAATCAGGCCGTTCGGATCGCGGCACGCTCGGTCGAGAGCTACGCACGCGACGAGGGGGCGCGCATCGATCTCGAGCTCTCGGAGGAGCAGCTGCCGGTGCGCATGAGTCCGCTGGAGATCGAGCAGGTCGTCGTCAACCTGATGCGCAACGGCATCGAAGCCTGTGAGAAGGACGCGGTCGTGCGCGTCGTGACGCGGTCCGAATCGGGTCGAGCCTGGATCGACGTTCTGGACAACGGAAGAGGCGTACGCGCAGAAGATCGGACGAGGATCTTCGACCCCTTCTTCTCGACACGGCTCATCGAGGGCGGCACGGGTCTCGGCCTGAGCGTCGCGCACGGGATCGTGACCGATCACGGTGGCCGGATCGCGGCCTTTCCGGGCGGCGACGACGGGGGCACGCGATTCAGCGTCGATCTGCCCCTCTCCGAAGGGGACGCCGACGACGCCTGA
- a CDS encoding amidohydrolase, with protein MAIGNRPLISADSHIAETEDCYASIERKYRDRRPRNSTSEETLGAFIEVPGLDLKVPMGSLCRAGVAPEKWGIPVGWDEIHPAGYDPKERLKIQDEEGVTAEVIYPSVGMAICHHEDVDYKKACFDAYNRWLAEFCETAPDRLLGIAQVAFRTPEEGVKEIEQAKAMGFRGVMPGGDPHFEDYDSPLYDPIWEASIDLGMPINFHILTGKDQMGMQVRGPKMIQQIVTIRGNQNIVMMMVLSGVFDRHPDLKVIMVENDAGWIPHFAFRLDHAWERHRWWMDAGAIQRKPSEYVHENIYATFQDDYSVEHVIDAVNLERVMWATDFPHGDGTYPNSRKIIDEITSKMSEEQIQSVVHDNAAKLYRLH; from the coding sequence ATGGCCATCGGAAACCGCCCTCTCATCTCCGCCGACTCGCACATCGCCGAGACCGAGGACTGCTACGCCTCGATCGAGAGGAAGTACCGCGACCGGCGCCCTCGAAACTCGACCTCGGAGGAGACCCTCGGCGCCTTCATCGAAGTCCCGGGGCTCGACCTGAAGGTCCCGATGGGTTCGCTCTGCCGCGCCGGCGTCGCGCCCGAGAAGTGGGGCATCCCGGTCGGTTGGGACGAGATCCATCCGGCGGGCTACGACCCGAAGGAGCGCCTGAAGATCCAGGACGAGGAAGGCGTGACCGCCGAGGTCATCTACCCGAGCGTCGGCATGGCGATCTGCCACCACGAAGACGTCGACTACAAGAAGGCCTGCTTCGACGCCTACAACCGCTGGCTCGCGGAGTTCTGCGAGACCGCCCCCGACCGGCTCCTGGGCATCGCCCAGGTCGCCTTCCGCACTCCGGAGGAAGGCGTGAAGGAGATCGAGCAGGCCAAGGCGATGGGCTTCCGCGGGGTCATGCCCGGCGGCGATCCCCACTTCGAGGACTACGACTCGCCCCTCTACGACCCGATCTGGGAAGCGAGCATCGACCTCGGCATGCCGATCAATTTCCACATCCTGACCGGCAAGGATCAGATGGGCATGCAGGTGCGCGGCCCCAAGATGATCCAGCAGATCGTGACCATTCGCGGGAACCAGAACATCGTGATGATGATGGTGCTCTCCGGCGTCTTCGATCGGCACCCGGACCTCAAGGTCATCATGGTCGAGAACGATGCCGGCTGGATCCCCCACTTCGCATTCCGCCTCGACCATGCCTGGGAGCGCCACCGCTGGTGGATGGACGCCGGCGCGATCCAGCGAAAGCCGAGCGAATACGTCCACGAGAACATCTACGCGACGTTCCAGGACGACTACTCGGTCGAGCACGTGATCGACGCCGTGAACCTCGAGCGGGTCATGTGGGCCACCGACTTCCCCCACGGCGACGGCACCTACCCGAACTCACGCAAGATCATCGACGAGATCACGAGCAAGATGAGCGAGGAGCAGATCCAGTCGGTCGTCCACGACAACGCGGCGAAGCTCTACCGGCTCCACTGA
- a CDS encoding beta-lactamase-like protein 2, whose protein sequence is MSEKSPEILGGSELPDVAKLSPLVSVALGQNPSMFTGPGTNTYLVGSGDKRLLLDTGSGFDSYMPFLEEAIASSGCKEIEGIVLTHAHPDHIGGVKQVRSHFGNDIPVYKKPWPAAAGPGPSGPDAEANVAHPDDLAEGKLELISDGDVVETEGARLRALFTPGHAPDHLCFLLEEEGSLFSGDNVLGIGTTVIPATTGSLADYMASLERLRDEAPTWIYPAHGPKIDAGVAKVEEYLAHRLEREQQVLGALEAGDRLVPDMVKRIYVGYPENLHAAAGQSVTSHLQKLERDGRVRRHEVDEGTTRWELA, encoded by the coding sequence GTGTCCGAGAAGTCCCCCGAGATCCTCGGCGGCTCCGAGCTGCCGGACGTGGCGAAGCTGTCCCCTCTCGTGAGCGTCGCCCTCGGGCAGAATCCGAGCATGTTCACCGGCCCCGGAACCAACACCTACCTCGTGGGCAGCGGCGACAAGCGCCTCCTCCTCGATACCGGCTCGGGTTTCGACTCCTACATGCCTTTCCTCGAGGAAGCGATCGCGAGCTCCGGCTGCAAGGAGATCGAAGGCATCGTCCTGACCCACGCCCATCCCGATCACATCGGCGGCGTGAAGCAGGTGCGCAGCCACTTCGGCAACGACATCCCCGTCTACAAGAAGCCCTGGCCGGCCGCGGCGGGTCCGGGGCCGAGTGGACCGGACGCCGAGGCGAACGTCGCCCATCCGGACGACCTCGCCGAGGGCAAGCTCGAGCTGATCTCGGATGGCGACGTCGTCGAGACCGAGGGCGCGCGCCTGCGCGCGCTCTTCACGCCGGGCCACGCCCCGGACCACCTCTGTTTCCTCCTCGAGGAGGAAGGCAGCCTCTTCTCCGGCGACAACGTGCTCGGGATCGGAACGACCGTGATCCCCGCGACGACGGGCAGCCTCGCCGACTACATGGCCTCCCTCGAACGGCTGCGCGACGAGGCGCCGACCTGGATCTACCCGGCCCACGGACCGAAGATCGACGCCGGCGTCGCGAAAGTCGAAGAATATCTCGCCCACCGACTCGAGCGGGAACAGCAGGTCCTCGGCGCCCTCGAAGCGGGCGATCGCCTCGTCCCCGACATGGTGAAGCGAATCTACGTCGGCTACCCGGAGAACCTGCACGCCGCCGCCGGCCAGAGCGTGACGTCGCACCTGCAGAAGCTCGAACGCGACGGCCGGGTACGCCGGCACGAAGTCGACGAAGGCACGACGCGCTGGGAGCTCGCGTAG
- a CDS encoding TldD/PmbA family protein, protein MSASQAEMEAVVQHALEAAARAGASQADVLLVEGDDREVRVRGDEIEFVKQAQERGLGIRALVDGKEGRRTSIVSTSDLAPDAVARMAEEAVALARATAADPSAGLPEGGFATDLPDLELFDPADRNVSLDARIEDAKRAEAAARDFDPRIDNSEGSQASSGHARVVYGNSQGFLGSYESASHGLFSEPLAREGDSMQRDYWMTSARRLADLEDAAAVGRKAAERAIRRLGGKRVETCEVPVIFDGMTAPSLIGQVASCVSGYSVYRESTFLGEKLGESIAASAVTIIDDGRLPTGLGSKPFDGEGQPTRRNVLVENGVLETWLLDTYSGRKLDLPSTGSAARGTGSAPRVGTTNLWLEPGEKTLDELIAELDRGLVVTELIGMGFNPTTGDYSRGAAGLWVENGEVVHPVEEITIAGNLGDMLQSIDRIGSELVWRGRTASPPIRISAMTVAGE, encoded by the coding sequence ATGAGCGCTTCGCAGGCCGAGATGGAAGCCGTCGTCCAGCACGCGCTCGAGGCGGCGGCTCGCGCCGGCGCGAGCCAGGCGGACGTCCTGCTCGTCGAAGGCGACGACCGCGAGGTCCGCGTCCGCGGCGACGAGATCGAGTTCGTGAAGCAGGCCCAGGAGCGCGGGCTCGGCATTCGCGCCCTGGTCGACGGGAAGGAAGGCCGACGGACCTCGATCGTGTCGACGAGCGACCTCGCCCCCGACGCGGTCGCACGCATGGCCGAGGAGGCCGTCGCCCTCGCCCGCGCGACCGCGGCGGATCCGTCCGCGGGCCTGCCCGAGGGTGGCTTCGCGACGGACCTTCCGGACCTCGAGCTCTTCGACCCGGCGGACCGCAACGTCTCCCTCGACGCCCGGATCGAGGACGCGAAGCGGGCCGAGGCCGCCGCCCGGGACTTCGACCCCCGGATCGACAACTCCGAGGGGAGCCAGGCGAGCAGCGGTCACGCCCGCGTCGTCTACGGCAACAGCCAGGGCTTCCTCGGCAGCTACGAGTCGGCGAGTCACGGACTCTTCTCGGAGCCGCTGGCCCGCGAGGGCGACTCGATGCAGCGCGACTACTGGATGACGTCGGCGCGTCGCCTCGCGGACCTCGAGGACGCGGCGGCGGTCGGTCGCAAGGCCGCCGAGCGGGCGATCCGACGGCTCGGCGGCAAGCGCGTGGAAACCTGCGAGGTCCCGGTGATCTTCGACGGCATGACGGCGCCGAGCCTGATCGGCCAGGTCGCCTCGTGCGTGAGCGGCTACTCGGTCTACCGCGAGTCGACCTTCCTCGGGGAGAAGCTCGGCGAGTCGATCGCGGCGAGCGCCGTCACGATCATCGACGACGGCCGACTTCCCACCGGCCTCGGGAGCAAACCCTTCGACGGCGAAGGACAGCCGACCCGGCGCAACGTGCTGGTCGAGAACGGCGTGCTCGAGACCTGGCTCCTCGACACCTACTCGGGCCGCAAGCTCGACCTGCCTTCGACGGGCAGCGCGGCGCGCGGGACCGGCTCCGCGCCGCGCGTCGGCACGACCAATCTGTGGCTCGAGCCCGGAGAGAAGACCCTCGACGAGCTGATCGCCGAGCTCGACCGCGGCCTCGTCGTGACCGAGCTGATCGGCATGGGCTTCAACCCGACGACCGGGGACTACTCGCGCGGTGCCGCGGGTCTCTGGGTCGAGAACGGGGAAGTCGTCCACCCGGTCGAGGAGATCACCATCGCCGGGAACCTCGGCGACATGCTCCAGTCGATCGATCGCATCGGCAGCGAGCTCGTCTGGCGTGGCCGCACGGCCTCGCCGCCCATCCGGATCTCCGCCATGACCGTGGCCGGCGAATAG
- the tldD gene encoding metalloprotease TldD: MSASDPTETSADRALDFFRERFDLDDGSLAEALDTALERQVDYADLYFEYTTTDSVSLEEGIVKSGDRHLEQGVGVRAVRGERQGYAHSDEISVESARLAAGTARAIADETRQRAPVAITSGAGGHDLYPIATAPTDVPVATKVDWLNEIDAYARAKSPKISQVMASIVCQHKHTLVAASDGTRVADVLPLVRVNVQVLAADGSRREVGYQGAGGRFELEAMREPSRWKGLVDEAVRIALLNLEAEACPAGAMDVVLGPGWPGILLHEAIGHGLEGDFNRKKTSAFSDKMGQRVAAEGVTVVDDGTIPGRRGSINVDDEGTPSKRNVLIENGVLVGYMQDRLNAELMGVEPTGNGRRESYAHLPLPRMTNTFMLAGEDDPEEILAGVEDGLYAVSFGGGQVDITSGKFVFSASEAYRIEGGRIGRPVKGATLIGNGPDVLTRVTRIGHDLALDEGVGTCGKDGQGVPVGVGLPTIRVNDLTVGGTEG; the protein is encoded by the coding sequence ATGAGCGCCTCCGATCCGACGGAGACCAGCGCCGATCGCGCCCTCGACTTCTTCCGCGAGCGCTTCGACCTCGACGACGGAAGCCTCGCCGAGGCCCTCGACACCGCCCTCGAGCGCCAGGTGGACTACGCGGATCTCTACTTCGAGTACACCACGACCGATTCGGTCTCCCTCGAAGAAGGCATCGTGAAGAGCGGCGATCGCCACCTCGAACAGGGTGTCGGCGTCCGCGCCGTGCGCGGTGAACGCCAGGGCTACGCCCACTCCGACGAGATCAGCGTCGAGAGCGCCCGCCTCGCGGCCGGCACCGCCCGGGCGATCGCCGACGAGACCCGCCAACGCGCTCCCGTCGCGATCACGAGCGGCGCCGGCGGTCACGACCTCTACCCGATCGCGACGGCGCCGACCGACGTCCCCGTCGCCACGAAGGTCGACTGGCTCAACGAGATCGACGCCTACGCGCGGGCGAAGAGCCCGAAGATCAGCCAGGTGATGGCCAGCATCGTCTGCCAGCACAAGCACACGCTCGTCGCCGCGAGCGACGGCACGCGCGTGGCGGACGTGCTCCCGCTCGTGCGCGTGAACGTCCAGGTCCTCGCCGCCGACGGCAGCCGCCGCGAGGTCGGCTACCAGGGGGCGGGGGGCCGCTTCGAGCTCGAAGCGATGCGCGAGCCCTCGCGATGGAAGGGCCTCGTCGACGAAGCGGTCCGGATCGCGCTGCTGAACCTCGAGGCGGAGGCCTGCCCCGCCGGCGCGATGGACGTCGTGCTCGGCCCGGGATGGCCGGGGATCCTCCTTCACGAAGCCATCGGACACGGGCTCGAAGGCGACTTCAACCGCAAGAAGACGAGTGCCTTCTCGGACAAGATGGGCCAGCGGGTCGCCGCCGAGGGCGTCACCGTCGTCGACGACGGCACAATCCCCGGACGCCGGGGTTCGATCAACGTCGACGACGAGGGGACGCCGTCGAAGCGCAACGTGCTGATCGAGAACGGCGTCCTCGTCGGCTACATGCAGGACCGACTGAACGCCGAGCTGATGGGCGTGGAGCCGACCGGCAACGGTCGCCGCGAGAGCTACGCCCACCTTCCCCTCCCGCGCATGACCAATACCTTCATGCTCGCCGGCGAGGATGATCCCGAGGAGATCCTCGCGGGTGTCGAAGACGGGCTCTACGCCGTCTCGTTCGGGGGCGGCCAGGTCGACATCACGAGCGGCAAGTTCGTCTTCAGCGCGAGCGAGGCGTATCGGATCGAGGGCGGTCGGATCGGTCGCCCGGTGAAGGGCGCGACCCTGATCGGGAACGGACCCGACGTACTGACCCGTGTCACGCGGATCGGTCACGACCTCGCCCTCGACGAAGGCGTCGGCACCTGCGGCAAGGACGGCCAGGGCGTCCCGGTCGGCGTCGGGCTCCCGACGATCCGGGTGAACGACCTGACCGTCGGAGGCACCGAAGGATGA
- a CDS encoding HAD-IA family hydrolase, translating to MSPRAAVAFDATGTLIEPTEPVGEVYARVAREYGVDLPAWRLEDGFRRILRHAGPRGLDGEDEEARREGEVAWWFEVIRQTFQATDSTARFSDFRGFAGALFDAYRASGAWRTRAGAEGLLAHLRTRSIPMGVVSNFDHRLPEILKDLEIIDYFDSIETPCRHGRAKPDAALFAASAEALGVEVDRLVYVGDDADEVLAAIRDLGITVVDVRALPTPEALATAVAAALVDPT from the coding sequence ATGAGTCCGCGCGCCGCGGTCGCCTTCGACGCGACCGGCACCCTGATCGAGCCGACCGAGCCCGTGGGCGAGGTCTACGCGCGGGTCGCCCGGGAGTACGGCGTCGACCTGCCCGCCTGGCGGCTCGAAGACGGCTTTCGCCGCATCCTCCGTCACGCCGGTCCGCGTGGCCTCGACGGCGAAGACGAGGAAGCGCGCCGCGAAGGCGAGGTGGCGTGGTGGTTCGAGGTCATCCGGCAGACGTTTCAGGCCACGGACAGCACCGCGCGCTTCTCGGACTTCCGCGGCTTCGCCGGCGCCCTCTTCGATGCGTACCGCGCCTCGGGCGCCTGGCGAACCCGCGCCGGGGCCGAGGGTCTGCTCGCCCATCTACGCACGCGATCGATCCCGATGGGCGTCGTCAGCAACTTCGACCATCGCCTCCCGGAGATCCTGAAAGATCTTGAAATCATTGACTATTTCGATTCGATCGAGACACCCTGTCGGCACGGCCGCGCGAAGCCCGACGCCGCCCTCTTCGCAGCCTCGGCGGAGGCCCTCGGCGTCGAGGTGGACCGCCTGGTCTACGTCGGCGACGACGCCGACGAAGTCCTCGCCGCCATTCGTGACCTCGGGATCACCGTGGTCGACGTCCGCGCTCTCCCGACACCCGAAGCCTTGGCCACCGCCGTCGCAGCGGCCCTCGTCGATCCGACCTGA
- a CDS encoding metalloregulator ArsR/SmtB family transcription factor yields the protein MSSGAEALQKVFKTLSDPTRIRILRLLEQEELIVGELMDILGMAQSRVSRHLAILREAGLLTDRRDGTFVAYRLALPDEGPWIDAWALSRSAFADDPTAERDDTLLRQTLAARKARALSGRSFFDEVGPEWDALRTVFGDDLLRARATTTLVPPRLRVADIGTGTGVLALELADLGLDVIGIDRSGGMLEAARDKAAELDPTNPGRLAFREGDAHALPLDDASVDAVFAHMVLHSLEEPGRAIAEMARIVRPGGQVVLVDFGIHEHKWMEQELGLLWLGFEEAQLREWIEAAGLEATRIRRYASEAKRDLPPSFVATAQRPGGSDG from the coding sequence ATGAGCAGCGGTGCCGAGGCGCTCCAGAAAGTGTTCAAGACGCTCTCCGATCCCACGCGGATCCGGATCCTTCGTCTCCTCGAGCAGGAGGAGCTGATCGTCGGAGAGCTGATGGACATCCTCGGCATGGCGCAGTCCCGCGTATCCCGGCACCTCGCGATCCTGCGCGAGGCGGGCCTGCTCACCGATCGACGCGACGGCACCTTCGTCGCCTACCGCCTGGCGCTGCCCGACGAAGGCCCGTGGATCGACGCCTGGGCTCTCTCCCGAAGCGCCTTCGCCGACGACCCGACCGCCGAACGCGACGACACGCTCCTGCGTCAGACCCTCGCGGCGCGGAAGGCCCGCGCGCTCTCGGGTCGGAGCTTCTTCGACGAGGTCGGCCCCGAGTGGGACGCCCTGCGGACGGTCTTCGGCGACGACCTCCTGCGAGCCCGCGCGACCACGACCCTCGTCCCGCCGCGACTCCGGGTCGCCGACATCGGCACGGGCACGGGCGTCCTGGCGCTCGAGCTCGCCGACCTCGGCCTCGACGTGATCGGCATCGATCGCTCCGGCGGCATGCTCGAGGCCGCCCGCGACAAGGCGGCCGAGCTCGACCCGACGAACCCGGGGCGCCTTGCGTTTCGCGAGGGCGATGCCCACGCGCTCCCGCTCGACGACGCGAGCGTCGACGCCGTCTTTGCCCACATGGTGCTCCACTCCCTCGAAGAGCCGGGCCGCGCGATCGCCGAGATGGCCCGCATCGTCCGTCCCGGAGGCCAGGTCGTCCTCGTCGATTTCGGGATCCACGAGCACAAGTGGATGGAGCAAGAGCTCGGTCTGCTCTGGCTGGGCTTCGAAGAGGCCCAGCTCCGCGAGTGGATCGAAGCTGCGGGACTCGAAGCGACGCGCATCCGTCGCTACGCCTCGGAAGCGAAGCGCGACCTGCCGCCGAGCTTCGTCGCGACCGCGCAACGGCCGGGCGGATCCGACGGATGA
- the gspN gene encoding type II secretion system protein GspN: protein MSESNVSLGGAGGAFLPRAIAVPLCVLLFALFAILLFPWDALGRRVAWEINRVSAAQVEVNALSPAISARGPVLRANDVSIRHPAVDRVRIFTLEIAPRFSTSWFGGEPTIRIWAETGLGTADGVLRLGEAPAYVGRVSDVELSRLPLRLDTRNLQLAGRLEADADVALDPDGTLRGRVEFGSPSLRIQTSMLPVQIPFSRTTGVVEILESGATRISDVVLEGDVVAGTIEGEIGLVHRSQSPPLDLRADLQVLDATLKRLAPSAGLRLGPDGTLAVRVSGTAANPKLQPATPR, encoded by the coding sequence GTGTCCGAATCGAACGTTTCTCTGGGCGGCGCGGGGGGCGCATTCCTGCCGCGCGCGATCGCGGTGCCGCTGTGCGTGCTGCTCTTCGCGCTCTTCGCGATCCTGCTCTTCCCCTGGGACGCGCTCGGGCGGCGGGTCGCCTGGGAGATCAACCGGGTGAGCGCGGCGCAGGTCGAGGTGAACGCGCTGTCCCCCGCGATCTCGGCGCGCGGGCCGGTGCTGCGCGCGAACGACGTGAGCATCCGCCACCCGGCCGTCGATCGGGTCCGGATCTTCACCCTCGAGATCGCGCCCCGCTTCTCGACGTCGTGGTTCGGCGGCGAGCCGACGATCCGGATCTGGGCCGAGACCGGGCTCGGAACGGCGGACGGCGTCCTGCGGCTCGGTGAGGCGCCGGCCTACGTCGGGCGCGTGAGCGACGTGGAGCTGTCGCGCTTGCCGCTCCGGCTGGACACGCGCAATCTGCAGCTGGCCGGGCGGCTCGAAGCGGACGCCGACGTCGCCCTCGATCCGGACGGGACGCTCCGCGGTCGAGTGGAGTTCGGGAGCCCCTCGCTCCGGATCCAGACTTCGATGCTTCCGGTCCAGATCCCGTTCTCCCGGACGACGGGGGTCGTCGAGATCCTCGAATCGGGGGCGACGCGGATCTCCGACGTCGTGCTGGAAGGCGACGTCGTCGCCGGGACGATCGAGGGCGAGATCGGCCTCGTCCATCGCAGCCAGTCCCCGCCTCTCGATCTCCGGGCCGACCTGCAGGTTCTCGACGCGACGCTGAAGCGACTGGCGCCGAGCGCCGGGCTCCGTCTCGGGCCCGACGGCACCCTCGCGGTTCGCGTATCGGGGACGGCCGCGAACCCGAAGCTCCAGCCCGCGACCCCACGGTGA